A genomic stretch from Camelus dromedarius isolate mCamDro1 chromosome 10, mCamDro1.pat, whole genome shotgun sequence includes:
- the CCDC107 gene encoding coiled-coil domain-containing protein 107 isoform X1 — translation MARVVLLVGVLGLLLVSALPEVLGDRPSPEHWTHPGDAAQVSLGATEPRRRLPPPRDQRERARAGALPLGALYTAAVVAFVLFKCLQQGKDEAAVLQEEASRKELLQSEQQLTQQLAQTEQHLNSLMAQLDPLFERVTTLAGAQQELLQVKLQTIHQLLQESKPNKGVEVPEPEASTPFPEDLCIEEDEEEDGDSQAWEEPLNWSAGTRNLATPKEVVQGLRRRCRKAAAKGPRHSPYLEGGTAADGLVKQSLFL, via the exons ATGGCGAGGGTGGTGTTGCTCGTGGGTGTGCTGGGGCTGCTACTTGTGTCTGCGCTGCCCGAGGTCCTCGGAGACCGCCCCAGCCCTGAGCACTGGACACACCCAG gGGACGCCGCCCAGGTCAGCCTTGGGGCCACGGAACCCCGGCGGCGGTTGCCGCCGCCCAGGGACCAGCGCGAGAGGGCTCGGGCCGGGGCTCTGCCCTTGGGGGCGCTGTACACCGCGGCCGTCGTGGCTTTTGTGCTGTTCAAGTGTTTGCAG CAGGGGAAAGATGAGGCTGCTGTTCTCCAAGAGGAGGCAAGCAGGAAGGAATTACTGCAGTCAG AGCAACAGCTGACGCAACAGCTGGCCCAGACAGAGCAACACCTGAATAGTCTGATGGCCCAGCTGGACCCCCTTTTTGAGCG TGTGACGACCTTGGCGGGAGCCCAGCAGGAGCTTCTGCAAGTAAAGCTACAGACCATCCACCAGCTGCTACAAGAGAGCAAGCCAAACAAGGGTGTGGAGGTTCCAGAACCAG AGGCCAGCACACCCTTTCCTGAGGATTTATGTATagaggaggatgaggaagaggatGGTGACAGTCAGGCCTGGGAGGAGCCCCTAAACTGGAGCGCAGGGACAAGGAACCTAGCTACTCCCAAGGAAGTGGTGCAGGGGCTAAGGAGAAGATGCAGAAAGGCTGCAGCCAAGGGCCCCAGGCACAGCCCCTACCTGGAAGGAGGGACAGCAGCTGACGGTTTAGTAAAACAAAGTCTGTTCTTGTGA
- the CCDC107 gene encoding coiled-coil domain-containing protein 107 isoform X2, translating into MARVVLLVGVLGLLLVSALPEVLGDRPSPEHWTHPGDAAQVSLGATEPRRRLPPPRDQRERARAGALPLGALYTAAVVAFVLFKCLQGKDEAAVLQEEASRKELLQSEQQLTQQLAQTEQHLNSLMAQLDPLFERVTTLAGAQQELLQVKLQTIHQLLQESKPNKGVEVPEPEASTPFPEDLCIEEDEEEDGDSQAWEEPLNWSAGTRNLATPKEVVQGLRRRCRKAAAKGPRHSPYLEGGTAADGLVKQSLFL; encoded by the exons ATGGCGAGGGTGGTGTTGCTCGTGGGTGTGCTGGGGCTGCTACTTGTGTCTGCGCTGCCCGAGGTCCTCGGAGACCGCCCCAGCCCTGAGCACTGGACACACCCAG gGGACGCCGCCCAGGTCAGCCTTGGGGCCACGGAACCCCGGCGGCGGTTGCCGCCGCCCAGGGACCAGCGCGAGAGGGCTCGGGCCGGGGCTCTGCCCTTGGGGGCGCTGTACACCGCGGCCGTCGTGGCTTTTGTGCTGTTCAAGTGTTTGCAG GGGAAAGATGAGGCTGCTGTTCTCCAAGAGGAGGCAAGCAGGAAGGAATTACTGCAGTCAG AGCAACAGCTGACGCAACAGCTGGCCCAGACAGAGCAACACCTGAATAGTCTGATGGCCCAGCTGGACCCCCTTTTTGAGCG TGTGACGACCTTGGCGGGAGCCCAGCAGGAGCTTCTGCAAGTAAAGCTACAGACCATCCACCAGCTGCTACAAGAGAGCAAGCCAAACAAGGGTGTGGAGGTTCCAGAACCAG AGGCCAGCACACCCTTTCCTGAGGATTTATGTATagaggaggatgaggaagaggatGGTGACAGTCAGGCCTGGGAGGAGCCCCTAAACTGGAGCGCAGGGACAAGGAACCTAGCTACTCCCAAGGAAGTGGTGCAGGGGCTAAGGAGAAGATGCAGAAAGGCTGCAGCCAAGGGCCCCAGGCACAGCCCCTACCTGGAAGGAGGGACAGCAGCTGACGGTTTAGTAAAACAAAGTCTGTTCTTGTGA